One window of the uncultured Treponema sp. genome contains the following:
- a CDS encoding GNAT family protein, with protein sequence MDSEKITLREYESNDAKTIVTWLKDEYAFRQWCADRYGNFPITADDMNVLYEKGGVMPFTFCCGNEIARHFIIRYPSAKRDEVRLGFVIVDDKKRGQGFGKKMIQLALKYAAENLRAKKVSLGVFENNPGALKCYKSCGFKEVSESAYTCFGERWKSIEMEISLE encoded by the coding sequence TTGGATTCAGAAAAAATAACTTTGCGTGAATACGAAAGTAACGATGCAAAAACGATTGTAACTTGGCTCAAAGACGAATATGCGTTTAGGCAATGGTGCGCGGACCGCTACGGAAATTTTCCAATAACGGCGGACGACATGAATGTGCTTTACGAAAAAGGCGGAGTTATGCCGTTTACTTTTTGCTGCGGAAACGAAATTGCGAGGCATTTCATAATTCGTTATCCGAGTGCAAAGCGTGATGAGGTTCGGCTTGGATTTGTGATTGTTGACGATAAAAAACGTGGTCAGGGCTTCGGAAAAAAAATGATTCAGCTTGCCTTGAAATATGCTGCGGAAAATCTGCGCGCAAAAAAAGTTTCGCTTGGTGTTTTTGAAAACAATCCCGGCGCGCTCAAATGCTACAAGTCCTGCGGATTCAAGGAAGTTTCAGAATCAGCTTACACTTGTTTTGGCGAGCGATGGAAAAGCATTGAGATGGAAATCAGTTTGGAATAG
- a CDS encoding GNAT family N-acetyltransferase, translating to MKIKKCGLDDVLDLQKIYRQTFYETFSEQNSEEDMRKFLDEAYSEEKLKSELENEESETFLAVENQKTLGVLKINTGNAETESGLENSLEIQRIYVLKESKGLGIGTAFMNLAEKKARELGVSFIWLGVWEKNFPAQKFYTDKGFRKFSGHAFVVGDDVQTDFLMKKELS from the coding sequence ATGAAAATAAAAAAATGCGGTTTAGATGATGTTCTTGATTTGCAGAAAATATACCGTCAGACTTTTTATGAGACTTTCTCGGAGCAAAATTCCGAAGAAGATATGAGAAAATTTTTGGACGAGGCGTACAGCGAGGAAAAACTGAAATCCGAGCTTGAGAACGAAGAATCAGAAACGTTTCTTGCAGTGGAAAATCAAAAAACTCTCGGTGTTCTGAAAATCAACACTGGAAATGCGGAAACGGAATCCGGCTTGGAAAATTCTCTTGAAATTCAGCGGATTTATGTACTGAAAGAATCAAAAGGGCTTGGAATCGGAACGGCTTTTATGAATCTTGCCGAAAAAAAGGCACGGGAGCTTGGAGTTTCTTTTATTTGGCTTGGCGTTTGGGAGAAAAATTTTCCTGCGCAGAAATTCTACACGGACAAAGGCTTTAGAAAATTCAGCGGGCATGCTTTTGTTGTAGGCGATGATGTCCAGACTGATTTTCTGATGAAAAAAGAGCTTTCTTGA
- a CDS encoding prolyl-tRNA synthetase associated domain-containing protein produces MTKQETYDFLNAENIEYEVTEHKAVFSMDEICDVALPHPECDAKNLFVRDDKKREYFLITVKGNKRVDLKEFRKSHGTRPLSFASAEDLMNFLKLTPGSVTPLGLLNGTGRKVKFFLDKDFLEPPGLIGIHPNENTATVWLKTADLINLIRENGNAVELSEL; encoded by the coding sequence ATGACGAAACAGGAAACCTACGATTTTTTGAACGCGGAAAACATTGAATACGAAGTCACCGAGCACAAGGCGGTTTTCAGCATGGACGAAATCTGCGATGTTGCGCTGCCTCACCCGGAATGTGACGCGAAAAATCTTTTTGTGCGCGACGACAAAAAACGCGAATATTTTCTGATTACCGTAAAAGGAAACAAGCGCGTTGACCTAAAAGAATTCCGTAAATCCCACGGAACCCGGCCGCTCTCTTTTGCAAGCGCAGAAGACCTGATGAATTTTCTGAAGCTCACACCCGGCTCTGTAACTCCGCTAGGACTTTTGAACGGCACCGGCCGCAAGGTGAAATTTTTCTTGGACAAGGATTTTCTTGAGCCTCCCGGGCTGATTGGAATCCACCCGAACGAAAACACCGCGACCGTCTGGCTAAAAACAGCCGATTTGATTAATCTGATAAGAGAAAACGGAAACGCAGTGGAACTGAGTGAACTGTGA
- a CDS encoding GNAT family N-acetyltransferase, whose product MKIIPADKNDIPELFALQLLSFESEAEMIGSRDVPALTETAQENSADFSSWRTLKLVNDDGKIIGAIRYKEENGKINVGRLMVHPDFRRKGFAKRLLEEIDRLFPSAQKELYTCSKSWTNIALYTQAGYKPYKEQSEPTGLSFIFFRKG is encoded by the coding sequence ATGAAGATAATTCCGGCGGACAAAAACGATATTCCAGAGCTTTTCGCGCTGCAGCTGCTCTCTTTTGAAAGCGAGGCTGAAATGATTGGAAGCCGCGATGTTCCGGCTCTTACAGAAACGGCGCAGGAAAATTCGGCTGACTTCAGCAGCTGGAGAACGCTCAAGCTTGTAAATGACGACGGAAAAATCATCGGCGCAATCCGCTATAAAGAAGAGAACGGCAAAATAAATGTCGGGCGGCTGATGGTTCATCCGGACTTCCGCCGAAAAGGATTTGCAAAGAGGCTTCTTGAAGAAATCGACAGGCTCTTTCCTTCCGCGCAAAAAGAATTGTACACGTGCTCAAAAAGCTGGACGAACATCGCCCTGTACACTCAGGCAGGATACAAGCCGTACAAGGAACAGTCCGAGCCGACAGGGCTTTCATTCATATTTTTCAGGAAAGGATAA
- a CDS encoding GNAT family N-acetyltransferase gives MTVLIEEIRKSERSAELVQNLLEIWEKSVRATHTFLSDEEILKIKEYVPGAICCVETLLVLREKGENFQRLGFMGIGGRKIEMIFLSSDAHGKGFGKMLVQHGIKNFFADKVTVNEQNPNAKRFYEHLGFKTYKTSATDEQGNPFPIAFMKL, from the coding sequence ATGACAGTCTTAATCGAAGAAATTAGAAAATCTGAACGCTCGGCGGAACTTGTGCAGAATCTTTTGGAGATTTGGGAAAAATCTGTTCGGGCGACGCACACATTTTTATCGGACGAGGAAATTCTGAAAATCAAGGAATATGTTCCAGGCGCAATTTGCTGTGTTGAGACGCTTTTGGTTTTGCGTGAAAAAGGCGAAAATTTTCAAAGATTAGGATTTATGGGAATCGGAGGCAGAAAAATCGAAATGATTTTTCTTTCGTCTGACGCGCACGGAAAAGGATTCGGCAAAATGCTTGTTCAGCATGGAATCAAAAATTTTTTTGCAGATAAAGTTACCGTAAACGAGCAGAATCCTAATGCAAAAAGATTTTATGAACACCTCGGGTTCAAGACGTACAAGACAAGCGCGACCGATGAGCAGGGAAATCCGTTTCCGATTGCATTTATGAAATTATAA
- a CDS encoding ATP-binding protein: MNDILRLEFLEKLKTYKDKHIIKVITGIRRCGKSTLMKMFRNCLLESGISAEQIIFLNFEDFDNYELLDPKSLYEFLKTKIQKDKMTYIFFDEIQNVTDFQRVVDSLFLNEKIDIYITGSNAYLLSGELATLLSGRYITIEMLPLSFKEFASAQNPSLSLSEKYRLYVEQSSFPYTLNLDGDKNEILDYLGGVYSTIVLKDVVSRYKISDTKMLESVVRFIFDSIGSPVSTKKITDTMVSSGRKIDSKTIEKYITALQDCYIVYEAKRYDVKGKQYLKLLEKYYAVDIGLRYLLLGQKANDTGHILENVVYLELIRRGYKVYVGKIGDMEIDFVAQNQEGNTYIQVSASVRDENALQRELRPLQLVRDSYPKLLLTLDDDPTADFDGIKRINAVEWLMGT, encoded by the coding sequence ATGAATGATATTCTTCGTCTGGAATTTTTAGAAAAACTCAAAACTTACAAGGATAAGCACATCATCAAGGTGATTACTGGAATCCGCCGCTGCGGAAAATCAACCCTGATGAAAATGTTCCGCAATTGTCTTCTTGAAAGCGGAATTTCCGCAGAGCAAATCATCTTCCTGAACTTTGAGGACTTCGACAATTACGAGCTTTTGGACCCGAAATCACTTTATGAATTTCTGAAAACTAAAATTCAAAAAGACAAAATGACTTACATTTTTTTCGATGAAATTCAAAATGTAACGGATTTTCAGCGGGTTGTGGACAGCCTTTTTCTGAACGAAAAAATCGACATCTATATAACAGGCTCGAACGCATACCTTCTTTCGGGAGAGCTTGCAACGCTGCTTTCAGGAAGATACATAACGATTGAAATGCTTCCGCTTTCGTTCAAGGAATTTGCCTCCGCGCAGAATCCGTCGCTGTCGCTTTCCGAAAAATACAGGCTTTACGTTGAGCAAAGCTCGTTCCCCTACACGCTGAACCTTGACGGCGACAAAAATGAAATTCTCGACTATCTCGGCGGAGTTTACAGCACAATCGTCCTGAAAGATGTTGTCTCGCGCTATAAAATCAGCGACACAAAAATGCTTGAAAGCGTTGTGCGGTTTATTTTTGACAGCATAGGAAGTCCCGTCTCGACAAAGAAAATCACGGACACAATGGTTTCGTCAGGAAGAAAAATCGACTCAAAGACAATCGAAAAATACATCACGGCCTTGCAGGACTGCTACATTGTCTACGAGGCAAAACGCTACGACGTTAAAGGCAAACAGTATCTTAAGCTTCTCGAAAAATATTACGCTGTTGACATTGGACTTCGCTACTTGCTTTTGGGGCAGAAAGCGAACGACACAGGCCACATTCTTGAAAATGTGGTTTATCTTGAGCTGATTAGGCGAGGCTACAAAGTCTATGTCGGAAAAATCGGCGACATGGAAATCGACTTCGTCGCACAAAATCAGGAAGGAAACACGTACATTCAAGTTTCGGCGAGCGTAAGGGATGAAAACGCGCTTCAAAGGGAACTCCGGCCTCTCCAGCTTGTGCGCGACAGCTACCCCAAGCTGCTTTTGACGCTGGACGACGACCCGACCGCCGACTTTGACGGAATCAAGCGGATAAACGCAGTTGAATGGCTTATGGGAACTTAA
- a CDS encoding master DNA invertase Mpi family serine-type recombinase, with product MIYGYIRVSTDKQTVENQRFEIFNFCKKENLEIDGWIEETISGTKNYDKRKLGVLLNHVQSGDLIICAELSRLGRSLFMIMEILSICMKKDCKVWTIKDNYRLGDDIQSKVLAFAFGLSAEIERNLISQRTKEALKLKKAEGISLGRPKGRKTSPLKHKLYGKREIIDEMLAFGISQRQIAKKFKVDRNTLARFLGKMK from the coding sequence ATGATTTATGGTTATATCCGCGTGAGCACGGACAAGCAGACGGTTGAAAATCAGCGTTTTGAAATCTTCAATTTCTGCAAGAAGGAAAATCTTGAGATTGACGGCTGGATAGAAGAGACAATCAGCGGAACAAAAAACTATGACAAGCGCAAGCTCGGAGTCCTGCTGAATCATGTTCAGAGCGGCGATCTGATAATCTGCGCGGAACTTAGCCGGCTTGGAAGAAGCCTGTTCATGATTATGGAAATCCTTTCAATCTGCATGAAAAAAGACTGCAAGGTTTGGACAATAAAGGACAACTACAGGCTTGGCGATGACATTCAAAGCAAGGTTTTGGCGTTTGCGTTTGGACTGAGCGCGGAAATCGAGCGCAATTTGATTAGCCAGCGGACAAAGGAAGCGTTGAAACTGAAAAAGGCGGAAGGAATAAGTCTTGGCCGGCCAAAAGGTCGGAAAACTTCCCCTTTAAAACACAAACTGTATGGAAAAAGGGAAATTATAGATGAGATGCTCGCTTTTGGAATTTCCCAACGTCAGATTGCCAAAAAGTTTAAGGTTGACCGGAATACACTTGCAAGATTTCTTGGAAAAATGAAGTAA
- a CDS encoding TaqI-like C-terminal specificity domain-containing protein produces the protein MILSPVEQSIKRKIESVGVPLKDWDISINYGIKTGYNDAFIISGAKRAEILAECKTEEERRKTDELIRPVLRGRDIKRYGYEFADLWLINTHNGIKEKGIPRIDVEKDYPAVKKHLDEYWDKIEKRADQGDTPYNLRNCAYLDDFFKPKIVWGNLNLRASYAVAQAGMFVNAPCPMIVPADEYLLRILNSKLADYYIRNLGVTRNGGYFEYKPMFIEKLPVPPKKGKSPFSEKDSESQIDQKVYKLYGLSKEEIDFIEWQ, from the coding sequence GTGATTCTCTCCCCAGTCGAGCAGAGCATAAAGCGGAAGATTGAGAGCGTGGGCGTTCCGCTGAAGGACTGGGACATTTCAATCAATTATGGAATAAAAACCGGCTACAACGACGCGTTCATAATCAGCGGAGCAAAGAGAGCGGAAATTCTTGCGGAGTGCAAGACAGAGGAGGAGCGGCGGAAAACAGATGAGCTTATACGGCCGGTTTTGCGCGGCCGCGACATAAAGCGATACGGGTATGAGTTCGCGGATTTGTGGCTGATAAACACGCACAACGGAATCAAGGAAAAAGGAATTCCAAGAATCGACGTTGAGAAAGACTATCCAGCGGTGAAAAAACATCTGGATGAATATTGGGATAAAATCGAGAAAAGAGCCGACCAGGGCGACACTCCGTACAACCTTCGTAACTGCGCATATTTGGACGATTTTTTTAAGCCAAAGATTGTGTGGGGAAACTTGAATTTACGAGCATCTTATGCCGTTGCCCAGGCAGGAATGTTCGTGAATGCGCCGTGTCCAATGATTGTTCCTGCTGACGAATATTTGCTGCGTATTCTGAATTCCAAGCTGGCCGATTATTATATACGAAATCTTGGCGTTACGAGGAACGGCGGATATTTTGAGTACAAGCCTATGTTCATAGAAAAACTTCCTGTTCCACCAAAAAAAGGAAAAAGCCCATTTTCGGAAAAAGACAGCGAATCACAAATAGACCAGAAAGTCTATAAACTCTACGGTCTGTCAAAAGAAGAAATTGATTTTATCGAGTGGCAATGA
- a CDS encoding nucleotidyl transferase AbiEii/AbiGii toxin family protein, protein MNYSKNSVQARIKSLSAKTGASANVLLATYFFEAFLYRLSKSDYAENFIFKGGFYLSSVIGVQNRYTQDLDFKLAGEELEEENLVKIINDIISKNADDNISFDFSSIEPIRGEDQYGGFTVSIIGHLENIRQTVNIDIATGDPITPAAITYNYKRLIAEDILNFKAYNLETILAEKLQTIYSRGLFNSRSKDFYDVYIIHKLKIDKIDCRNLKEAFAKTCGYRKTNFSKEDVNILLKELETDIQALNRWKNYARKNSFAKDISFETVIESCKFITNIVFE, encoded by the coding sequence ATGAACTATAGCAAAAACTCTGTGCAGGCCCGCATAAAAAGTCTCTCCGCAAAAACCGGAGCAAGCGCGAATGTTCTTCTTGCGACATATTTTTTCGAGGCGTTCTTGTACAGGCTTTCAAAATCTGACTACGCTGAAAATTTTATTTTTAAGGGCGGATTTTATCTTTCATCGGTTATAGGCGTGCAAAACCGTTACACGCAGGACTTGGATTTTAAACTGGCTGGGGAAGAGCTTGAAGAAGAAAATCTTGTAAAAATTATAAATGACATAATCTCCAAAAATGCAGACGACAATATCTCTTTTGATTTCTCATCAATTGAGCCTATAAGAGGCGAAGACCAATACGGCGGTTTTACAGTAAGCATTATCGGACATCTTGAGAATATCCGCCAGACAGTGAATATAGACATAGCAACCGGCGACCCGATAACTCCTGCCGCAATAACATACAATTATAAAAGACTGATTGCCGAAGACATTCTGAATTTCAAGGCTTATAACTTAGAGACAATTCTTGCCGAAAAATTGCAGACAATTTACAGCAGAGGACTTTTTAACAGCAGAAGCAAGGACTTTTACGATGTCTATATAATCCATAAATTAAAAATAGATAAAATCGACTGCCGGAATTTAAAAGAAGCGTTTGCAAAAACTTGCGGATACCGAAAAACTAATTTTTCAAAAGAAGATGTAAACATTCTTTTAAAAGAACTTGAAACAGACATTCAGGCTCTAAACCGCTGGAAAAACTATGCCAGAAAAAATTCTTTTGCAAAAGATATTTCATTTGAAACAGTCATTGAATCGTGCAAATTTATAACGAATATTGTTTTCGAATGA
- a CDS encoding Eco57I restriction-modification methylase domain-containing protein: MKTFDVSKEYNRENFSEFLTDFLPDDFEQAEEETFFEYTNIEEGYKLGTSESLNLDVFEFRTKGDHDPRVTLTKEVISCMKKYGFNQNVLAVFYSPKSHTWRLSLITSDYEFVNGKIKPLYSNPKRFSFKLGEGCKKHTPESMLSKKVTSFEDLKKRFDIEVVTKEFYQELFSWYTWACDLSTYPQGKGNSVKQTSKNNKTNLIRLITRLMFVWFIKQKDLIPSWIFDEMELKGILSDFDSQSTEKGNYYNAVIKNLFFATLNKAIAERGFTDDDKAYLQYGIKTLYRDDNKKSFFKASHEEIIRLFSSVPFLNGGLFECLDKLEASENGNNIQIYNDGFSRESSRRAFIPNALFFQKEKDGHEGIIHILNRYNFTVEENSPSDVQVALDPELLGKVFENLLGTYNPETSETARKDSGSFYTPREIVNFMVDESIKNYLENSIKISIEQINQLFDDNTSEVKFKNNNEIINLLMNIKVLDPACGSGAFPVGILQRLVSLIRKLDSSYNSKQSIYELKLHLIENCIFGSDIQTIAVQIAKLRFFITLICEQEKGNDAKNNYGFDPLPNLETKFVAANSLIEISKKEENMALQLFDNGVSQTREELKNIRAKHFSSQTAKEKMHYRTLDKECRERLAKLLEQDRLYDNEDAKQLASWNPYDQNAVADFFDANWMFGIEDGFDIVIGNPPYIQLQNNSGKLAKLYENQNYKAFAKTGDIYCLFYECGFNLLKDNGHLCFITSNKWMRAGYGEKLRDFFAKNVNPKELIDFAGVKVFESATVDTNILLFQKAQNKKQTLACVTKNMKYDDLGNLSHFIQQNSSACAFDSPASWVILSPVEQSIKRKIESAGVPLKDWDINIYRGVLTGYNDAFIISGAKRDEILAECNTEEERRRTDELIRPVLRGRDIKRYGYEFADLYLIATFPSRHYNIEEYPAVKKYLLSFEIERLEQTGKEYIVNGEKIKARKKTNNKWFETQDSISYWDDFFKPKIVWSRLMRLSKNDINNFPRFCFTSGDYFVVDSLCFFSGSNVEVLVNELNSEFAAWYFFNNVAVLDNGGFQMRQQYVENIPLPKLTKGVTKKTVDEKIYEAFGFSSKEIDFIREAIKHKQQEVLNIIK, encoded by the coding sequence ATGAAAACTTTTGATGTGTCTAAAGAATACAACAGAGAAAATTTCTCGGAATTTTTAACTGATTTTTTACCGGATGACTTTGAGCAGGCAGAAGAGGAAACTTTCTTTGAATATACAAACATTGAAGAAGGCTATAAATTAGGAACTTCTGAAAGTCTTAACCTTGATGTCTTTGAATTCCGCACAAAGGGCGACCATGATCCGCGTGTTACACTTACAAAAGAAGTTATTTCATGCATGAAAAAATACGGATTCAATCAGAATGTGCTGGCTGTTTTCTATTCTCCAAAATCACATACGTGGCGCTTGTCTTTGATTACTTCGGATTATGAATTTGTAAATGGAAAAATAAAGCCGCTTTACTCAAATCCAAAAAGGTTTTCTTTTAAGCTGGGAGAAGGATGTAAAAAACATACTCCAGAATCAATGCTTTCCAAAAAAGTTACATCATTTGAAGATTTAAAGAAGCGGTTTGATATTGAAGTTGTAACTAAGGAATTCTACCAGGAGCTGTTCAGCTGGTACACTTGGGCTTGCGATCTTTCAACCTATCCGCAAGGAAAAGGAAACAGCGTAAAACAGACTAGCAAAAACAACAAGACAAACCTTATACGGCTTATAACCCGTCTGATGTTCGTCTGGTTTATCAAACAGAAAGACTTGATTCCATCTTGGATTTTTGACGAGATGGAACTAAAAGGAATTCTGTCAGATTTTGATTCTCAAAGCACAGAAAAAGGAAACTACTACAATGCGGTCATCAAAAACTTGTTTTTTGCCACTTTGAACAAAGCCATTGCGGAGCGCGGTTTTACAGATGACGACAAGGCGTACCTGCAATACGGAATCAAGACTTTATACAGGGATGACAACAAAAAATCATTTTTCAAGGCAAGCCACGAGGAAATAATCAGATTATTCAGTTCAGTTCCTTTTTTGAACGGCGGACTTTTTGAGTGTCTTGACAAGCTTGAAGCTTCTGAAAACGGAAACAATATCCAGATTTATAACGACGGTTTCAGCAGGGAAAGTTCTCGCCGTGCTTTTATTCCGAACGCATTATTCTTCCAGAAAGAAAAAGACGGACACGAGGGCATTATTCATATCCTAAACAGATATAATTTTACAGTAGAAGAAAACAGCCCAAGCGATGTGCAAGTTGCCCTTGACCCGGAGCTGTTAGGAAAAGTGTTTGAAAATCTTCTTGGAACTTATAATCCGGAAACAAGCGAGACCGCCCGCAAGGATTCAGGCTCGTTTTATACACCGCGCGAAATTGTGAATTTTATGGTGGATGAATCCATAAAAAATTATCTAGAAAACAGCATTAAGATTTCAATCGAACAAATCAACCAGCTTTTTGATGACAACACCAGCGAGGTAAAATTCAAGAACAACAACGAAATCATCAACTTGCTTATGAACATAAAAGTTCTTGATCCGGCCTGTGGTTCGGGAGCTTTTCCAGTCGGAATTTTGCAGAGACTTGTCAGCTTAATAAGAAAACTTGATTCTTCTTATAATTCAAAGCAAAGTATTTATGAGCTTAAATTGCATTTGATTGAAAACTGCATATTCGGATCCGACATTCAGACAATCGCCGTGCAGATTGCAAAGCTCCGATTCTTTATAACGCTGATTTGCGAACAGGAAAAAGGAAACGACGCAAAAAACAACTACGGATTTGACCCGCTGCCGAACCTTGAGACAAAATTTGTGGCGGCAAATTCACTGATTGAGATTTCTAAAAAAGAAGAAAATATGGCACTCCAACTTTTTGATAACGGAGTAAGCCAAACACGTGAAGAGTTAAAAAATATCCGAGCAAAACATTTTAGCTCACAGACAGCAAAAGAAAAAATGCACTACAGAACTCTTGACAAAGAATGCCGCGAACGACTTGCAAAACTTTTGGAACAGGACAGGCTGTACGATAACGAAGATGCAAAACAACTTGCCTCATGGAATCCTTATGACCAGAACGCGGTTGCCGATTTCTTTGACGCGAACTGGATGTTCGGAATCGAGGACGGATTCGACATTGTGATTGGAAATCCGCCGTATATCCAGCTTCAGAACAACAGCGGAAAACTTGCAAAGCTATACGAAAACCAGAACTACAAGGCGTTTGCAAAGACAGGCGACATTTACTGCCTTTTTTATGAATGTGGCTTTAACCTGCTGAAAGACAACGGTCATCTCTGCTTTATCACATCGAACAAATGGATGCGCGCAGGCTACGGCGAAAAGCTACGCGACTTTTTTGCGAAAAACGTAAATCCGAAGGAGCTTATAGACTTTGCCGGCGTAAAGGTTTTTGAAAGCGCGACAGTTGACACAAACATTCTGCTCTTCCAGAAAGCGCAGAACAAAAAGCAGACTCTTGCCTGCGTCACAAAAAACATGAAATATGATGACTTAGGAAATTTGAGCCATTTTATTCAGCAGAACTCGTCAGCCTGCGCATTCGACAGCCCGGCAAGCTGGGTGATTCTCTCCCCAGTAGAGCAGAGCATAAAGCGGAAGATTGAGAGCGCGGGCGTTCCGCTGAAAGACTGGGACATAAATATTTACCGCGGAGTTCTTACCGGCTACAACGACGCGTTCATAATCAGCGGAGCAAAGAGAGATGAAATTCTTGCGGAGTGCAATACAGAGGAGGAGCGCAGGCGGACTGATGAGCTAATTCGGCCGGTTTTGCGCGGCCGCGACATAAAGCGATACGGGTATGAGTTCGCGGATTTGTATTTAATCGCGACATTTCCATCAAGGCATTACAATATTGAAGAATATCCTGCTGTAAAAAAATATCTTCTCTCTTTTGAAATTGAACGGCTGGAGCAAACTGGAAAAGAATACATTGTGAACGGAGAGAAAATCAAAGCAAGAAAAAAGACAAACAACAAGTGGTTCGAGACACAAGACAGTATCAGTTATTGGGACGATTTTTTTAAGCCAAAGATTGTGTGGTCAAGATTGATGAGGCTTTCAAAAAATGACATAAATAATTTCCCGCGCTTCTGTTTTACAAGCGGAGATTATTTTGTTGTAGACAGCTTGTGTTTTTTCTCAGGCAGTAATGTAGAAGTTCTTGTCAATGAATTGAATTCCGAATTTGCCGCTTGGTATTTTTTCAATAACGTAGCAGTTTTAGACAACGGAGGATTTCAAATGCGTCAGCAATATGTTGAAAATATTCCTCTTCCAAAACTGACAAAAGGAGTTACAAAAAAAACTGTTGACGAGAAAATATATGAAGCGTTTGGTTTCTCCAGTAAAGAAATTGACTTTATAAGAGAAGCCATCAAGCACAAACAACAGGAGGTTTTGAATATAATAAAATAG